Below is a window of Ctenopharyngodon idella isolate HZGC_01 chromosome 7, HZGC01, whole genome shotgun sequence DNA.
catcaagctacgcctttgttttgagtAGGCCTTTTTTTACATATCACAAGTcttaaaattttacatattgcacctttaactgttcagaacaaacaagggactcatgaacaaccatcacaaaacataaaaacagttgtagatcatccaggtaaccacacacagtattaagaaccaatggttcccaaacttttgaacggggttattttaataaattcagcaattttttttgtcttgtggactatactgtatgtaaacatcttttatgtaaaatatcttactcaggacagtactaaactaaaaataacatgcattttgtatgatccctcttatttttttaaaattattaacattttcacagattctgcaagtggttcccatacctttttcatgcaactgtatGTACCTTGTTATTAGACCAAGCAATAAACatatacaatgaaaaaaaaaaaaacaaattatgtgCCTCAAACTTtgattaaatattcaatatttatctGCTATGAATTGAGGTTgtttagaaaaatattatttttccctAAACTGGGTAAATTATAGTCAAATACAAAGAGTGCTGTTGTTGTAACCAACTACCACTGTCAGAATGTAACATTAATTGAACTTAAAATTGTATGCAGTGAATCaaataatattagtattttaaatattttaatgatatcaaaataaacaagagAACTTTGTTAATTAGATAATGCAAGTTCTGTCatttaacacattaatatgacttcaaattaaaactaaaactaagacAGACATGAAATATCTTGTTTCCTTTTTTCCTGTAAATGCTTCTTGTTTTTACAGAGAAACTACTGTCACCACAGGAGGGAGGTGCTGACGTGTGATAGTGACTCCATTCCTATAACACATTTCTAGTCAATTTAACTGACAAGTGTTAGACAACACTCCCTGGGATCTCCCTTTTTTgcttttggttttattttgtagtaagtTAGCTATAGGTTCTCACTTCCCAACCTATGTTCTGcttattatttcagtttcattttgatAGATTCAACTTCAGAATACCAAAATACAGCACAACACAATAATGAAAGAAATGATTACTATACTTGAAGGAATCTGATTTGTCTCCTCCTTTTTCTGTCACATGGATAATGCATACAGGAAGGCTGGTTTGCTTTCTCAGTTAAATCATACGGAACTCGAGAGCAGCGAGTGTCAGTCAGAACTGTGACTGAAACCAGAGACAAGTATGAACAGCTCTCATAGTGATAATGATACGGTACTGGACGACTGGTCATCTGCAGGGAACGCCGCTGCCTGTGTGATCCTGGGCGTGTGCTTCCTGGTGGGTACACCTGGGAACCTGTTGGTGGTGTGGACCATCTTGAAGCATGTGAAACGGCGCTCTCACACGGTGCTGCTTATCCTCCACCTTGCAGCCGCAGACCTTCTGGTGCTGATCACCCTGCCGCTATGGATCTACTCGCTGGCTCGTTCCTGGGTGTTCGGAGAGGCCGTCTGCAAAGCCATGGTGTACATCATCAATGCCTGCATGTACAGCAGCGtcttcatcatcaccatcatgaGTGTGGAGCGCTTCCTGGCTGTCAGGTACCCTTTGAAGATGCTGTATTGGCAAAATGGGACATCCTTGTCCAGAATACTGCCAGTGACCTGGATCCTGTCATTCATTTTGGGGATTCCTGTCATCCTGACTCAGAGtctagatgatgatgatgatggaatGAAACAGTGCTTGTACCGGATCTACGACTCTGTGTCTTTTGAagtcttttgtatttgtttggagactctgattggcttcatcattCCATTTTTTACACTTGCGATCTGTTACTGTCAAGTTGCCACACAGCTCCGCAAGGTGCGCTTTAAGACCAAGCAGAAGTCCATCTTCCTCATTGGCGGAGTGGTCGTGGCCTTCATTTTTTGTTGGTTACCCCACCACGTCCTTAATATCATAGATATGGTGGTTCTAGGACAATCAGATGAACTGTCTCCTGTTCCAAATAGTGTTGTCTTCATTTCTGGAGCTCTGGCTTTTATCAGTAGCTCAGTGAATCCTGTGCTGTATATGTTTGCTTCTAGAAACTTCCATGGAAATCTACAAAAGTCTGGGATAGTAAAGCTGTTTCAAGACTTAGCAACAATGAAAGAAGGCTTCTCTCAGGATTCTGGACTGCAGGATGGAAAGATCTTGGAAGATCCTAATGGTGGTAAACAGAAGGAATTCATGGATCTCTGAGTAACTGCTAGACTCattagaagtttttttttttttaatggtcaaatttatttaaataccaattccccccaattttttttttttttttttgtgtgtgtgtaaaagaagtttaaatgtttatggGTTAAAGACGAGATGTCACCATTTTGGTGTCCGcatcaaattaaatttacaaaagtcattttatatacataaaaaacatgttaaatgcaattaaagtgtctactttaatatttcaaataacatttgtgaaaataaaatgttaatatatggGGAAATAATGTTCCAAATTGTAAaattgtcattcagtgtaatGGTCCAGGCTTTGATTTtgccattacatttttaaataaacataaaataccaagtttaaaaatatatttgttttcttggcattttcaaataaatgttagctgtaatatattaaaagtaCTATGtcttattatgttttttttttaagtatttaaataaCCAGGAGTCTTCTAAAAATTATGGTAAAAAATGTATgatagtcattttttttatcagaaaaatataaaaaattatggtaaaaaatgtatgatagtcattttttttatcagaaaaatataaaattaaccaGGACACATTCTAATgtacagggggaaaaaaaacaaaatttaaagctgtattgcacatttattttttttatgcttgaAACCCCCGTTTTGTCTTTGACCCTTAAATACTTATTTGTAATGGTCAAAGTTATTTAAATGCTATAATACTTACGTAAGACTTAATAAAGAGGTGAAAACTACTGAAAAAGTATACTGTATATGGGCCTCcctataaaacatgtttttgttctgtgctgttaaaattgttaaaaatacaGAGTAAAAAATGAGAATTAATCCTCAGattatagcaaaaaatctgGAAAGGAAAAGATCTCAAAACGGATTActaagaagttattactccatcACCTGTGTGACATCATTAATCTATGTGGTAGAATGACATATTTGCGACAATACAGTTTTGGGAAACAGTCATGACTAGTTGATTTCTTCAATGATGCATCCTACTATGGTTGTTCAGCAGCAAGCTACGCCGTTGTATGGGAAACACACCCTTGGATGGCATTTTCCCAGAAATGTTCTTAAGACTTACAGTATATAAACTTTGTGTCACGCACTGTACCACTGATCAGTGTTGGGaagagttatatttaaaagtaatgcattacaatattgcattactccctaaaacataactgactgctAACTAAAAtagtgttacattacttttcagTTAcctttctcatctgggctgggcttgcttgtttttttaataataaaaaaagttctatttttggcaaatgtaaaggccttttcacacttaaagtgaaatgaataagcctgaagctgaatgaaatgcaaattcactcttgtacagtagagggcgcagcaaCAACAAACTTTTTGCTGTGCTGctattctggattgcagaataATAGGACACATGAAACACTCTTAAACACACTCTTACTTgagcaataaaaaacaaaaaagcaacacAAATCTAATGTTTATctgaagtcatttttgcttcTCTATGGTAGAATAGGATCATCAAATGTCATCAGCAAATTGGTtaataaaaagattaaatacataaagcatatgtgtaattttaaatattttattatcgcAGGTTTGCATTATATTCTGAGtttgtcttaaaatatgttagtgacttttttttttttctcgggatgcacaccagtaatgtttttttcttcttctaaaagctacttaaatgccttaattgaactaaggcctaatcctcacttaatctaagccctgtctgtggaACCGGGCcatgatttctctcaacatgcaattgttggtttaacttaaaaaagtaagttacctggttgccttaattttgagtttgttgaaattaaaaatttgagttaatacaatgaaggtgattgatttaatcaacagaaactcaaattattatgttatctgaaccacattaattttgttgattttgttgaagttgatttgacaaaagaaaaaaatgttgtgacgataaatcatgaaaatatatttttacagtgtggggATAGGTGTTACAGTAGGACCAGCAAGGAGACAGGAGATAGGTTAACAGGTTGTTCATTGAACACAAGCAGAGTAGATGGTGACAACAGGTGAGTATGCAGATGCAAAGTTTATGACTGGTGAATGGTATAGAgaatgatactgtcctttgtggTTGCCAGAGTGCCGATGGAGAATGATACTTGCTGACTGGAGACGATGACTGCAGACAACACTTCACGCACAGACTGGAGACGATGGAGGGAACTCGGAGACAAGGGAACAGGTAAGTAGCGAGgagagtccttgaggtaagcatacaggtaaaTCCTTAGATGCGAACAAGACCGGacaatgtgactgtgtgtgtgagtgtcttaagTAGTTCTGGTGATGAGTgagctgatgaggtgcaggtggcGGTGATCAGTACTCAGGGGAAGctgtgcgctgtgattggtggatgttggagcctggcgtgtctgtgacagtacccccccctccacggcccGCTCCTGAGGGCCGAGGACCCCGATGTCATGGTGGTCTACCTCTTCCACGAGGGGCAGGTCTGTTGGGATGAGCAACGTGGAAAGTGTCCAGCAGGCTAGGGTCAAGAATGTCATTACGTGGAATCCATGAGCgttcctccgggccgtacccttCCCAGTCTACAAGGTAGTTCGAGCTGACCACCACGgcgccgggagtccaagatctcACGCACCTCATATGCAGCTCCGTCATCTAGTAGAAGTGGAAGGGGGGGGCTTCGGCTTCGGTCAcaccaggctctgtggagagaggaacagaagggtggtgaggCTTTAGCAAGGAAACATGAAAAGTGGGGTGAATGCGATACTCAGGAGGTAATTGGAGTTTGTAGGTGACAGGGTTGATCTGCTCCAGGATGGTGAATGGGCCAATGAACCTGGGACTCAGCTTACGGCAAGGTAGGCACAGCCGGATGTCCTTGGtggacagccagaccttctgtcccGGTTGGTAGGAGGGAGCTTCGGAACGATGAAGGTCTGCTCCTACGAAGGTCTGCTCCATTCTGCGCCTACGAAGAGCTCGTTGAAGTTGGTGATgcgctgagtcccagaccctctcgctctctcggaaccagtagtcCACAGATGGTACGTCCGATGGTTCCCTGgtccaggggaacagtgggggttggtaACCGAGTACGCACTGGAAAGGTGTAAGTCCGTTGGATGGCTGGCGTAGAGAGTTCTGTGCttactcggcccaacccaggtACTGGTTCaaagagtcctggtggccatgacagaaggtacggaggaagcggccgatctcctggatcttccaTTCTGTCTGCCCGTTTGTTTGAGGATGGTAACCTGATGAGAGgctgacggtcacacctaggatcGAGAAGAAAGCTCTCCATACCCGGGAGATGAACTGTGGTCCTCTATCAGACACAATGTCTTCAGGGATACCAAAGTATCATGAACATGATCTCTGCTGTTTCCATGGCAGTAGGGAGACCTTTCAGAGGGATGAGACGACAGGATTTTGAAAATCTGTCCACAACGACCAGTATGCAGGTATATTCATCCGATGCTGGGAGATCGGTGATGAAGTGTGACCAGGGTCTGTTTGGAACGGGCAGAGGAAGAAGCTTGCCGGATGGTAGATAGCGTGGGCTCTTTGAGATGGCGCAGTTCTTGCatccctgcacgtaccttctgacatCGGCAgccatgttgggccaccagaagcgctcttttagcagcgagagggtttcattgaccccctgggtggccagtgccAAGTGAGGTATGTGCTGAGTGAACCAGTGGAGTGCGCCGTGTGCGGATGACATACTGCAAGCCCAGTGGGCAACCCGGCGGAGTGTTGGTGGAGGCATTAGAGGAGGGCAGAGTTTCCGCAGACCAAGTGATGGGGCTGACAACAATCTGCTCTAGGAGAATGGGTTCAGGTTCCTCTATGTTTTCTTCTGGAGCATGAAGTCTTGATAAAGCGTCCGCTTTGACATTTCTGGAACCAGGTCTATAAGAGATGGTGAAGTTAAAGCGTGTGAAAAACAGCGCACAGCGGGCCTGTCTGGGGTTGAGTCTTTTAGCGGATCTGAGATACTCAAGGTTCTTATGGTCCGTTAGGACCAGGAAGGGATGTTTagctccctccaaccaatgcctccactcctcGAGGGCCATCTTGACTGCAAGAAGTTCTCGGTTTCCGATGTCGTAGTTTCtctccgccgggttgagcttgcgggagaagaaggcgcATGGATGGAGGCGGCTcagattcccctgctgctgagacaGGACCGCTCGTACTCCGG
It encodes the following:
- the si:dkey-148a17.5 gene encoding leukotriene B4 receptor 1, producing MNSSHSDNDTVLDDWSSAGNAAACVILGVCFLVGTPGNLLVVWTILKHVKRRSHTVLLILHLAAADLLVLITLPLWIYSLARSWVFGEAVCKAMVYIINACMYSSVFIITIMSVERFLAVRYPLKMLYWQNGTSLSRILPVTWILSFILGIPVILTQSLDDDDDGMKQCLYRIYDSVSFEVFCICLETLIGFIIPFFTLAICYCQVATQLRKVRFKTKQKSIFLIGGVVVAFIFCWLPHHVLNIIDMVVLGQSDELSPVPNSVVFISGALAFISSSVNPVLYMFASRNFHGNLQKSGIVKLFQDLATMKEGFSQDSGLQDGKILEDPNGGKQKEFMDL